Proteins encoded together in one Chryseobacterium sp. G0201 window:
- the ilvB gene encoding biosynthetic-type acetolactate synthase large subunit: MKNEGLNNDKESLLMGMELSGSQIILEAFLREGVKTMFGYPGGAIIPIYDALFDYKERLEHILVRHEQGAVHAAQGFARVSDEVGVALATSGPGATNLVTGLADALLDSTPVVCITGQVFDHLLGTDAFQEIDVIGITTPVTKWNYQVTNAEELSEVLAKAFYIAKSGRPGPVVIDVTKNAQLQKVVYKGYTSCYSVRSYQPESEPNDENIKKAAKLINNSNRPFIIVGQGVILGKAETEFLQFAEKSGIPVAWTLLGIGVIPTNHHLAVGMVGMHGNYGPNLLTNECDVLIAVGMRFDDRVTGKLDEYAKQAKIIHFDIDKAEINKNVKTDVPILGNCKETLPLVTDLITSKDHSDWQGKFRNCHEIEQINLISNELNPSEGDITMGEVIRNINELTKGEAVIVTDVGQHQMVACRYSKFNHSKSNITSGGLGTMGFCLPAAIGAAYGKPDRQIIAIMGDGGAQMNIQELGTIMQYKPDVKIIILNNSFLGMVRQWQELFHEERYSFVDIQSPDFVQVAKGYGINGKKVTERKDLKTSVEEMLAHKGAYLLEVMVDKKYNVFPMVPQGKSVSKVVLNNNEI, from the coding sequence ATGAAAAATGAAGGTTTAAACAATGATAAAGAGAGTCTGTTGATGGGGATGGAACTTAGCGGGAGCCAAATTATTCTCGAAGCATTTTTGCGGGAAGGAGTAAAAACAATGTTTGGTTATCCTGGAGGTGCTATCATTCCTATTTATGATGCTTTGTTTGATTATAAAGAACGTTTAGAGCATATTTTGGTACGTCATGAGCAGGGTGCGGTTCACGCTGCTCAGGGGTTTGCAAGAGTTTCAGATGAGGTTGGAGTTGCTTTGGCGACAAGCGGTCCTGGTGCAACCAATCTTGTGACAGGTTTGGCAGATGCATTGTTAGACAGTACGCCTGTTGTCTGCATTACGGGTCAGGTTTTTGATCATCTTTTAGGAACAGATGCTTTTCAGGAAATTGATGTCATCGGTATCACAACTCCCGTTACCAAATGGAATTATCAGGTTACCAATGCAGAAGAGCTTTCCGAAGTTTTAGCGAAAGCTTTTTACATTGCAAAATCCGGGAGACCGGGGCCTGTTGTTATTGATGTTACTAAAAATGCTCAGTTACAGAAGGTTGTCTATAAAGGATATACATCATGTTATTCCGTGAGAAGTTATCAGCCCGAATCTGAACCGAATGATGAAAATATTAAAAAAGCAGCTAAATTAATTAACAATTCAAATCGCCCTTTCATTATTGTAGGTCAGGGAGTTATTTTAGGAAAAGCAGAAACGGAATTTCTACAGTTTGCAGAAAAATCAGGAATTCCTGTTGCTTGGACGCTTCTAGGAATAGGCGTAATTCCTACAAATCATCATCTCGCTGTGGGAATGGTTGGAATGCATGGAAATTACGGACCAAATTTACTGACAAATGAATGTGATGTTTTGATTGCTGTCGGAATGCGCTTTGACGACCGCGTGACGGGAAAACTTGATGAATACGCAAAACAGGCGAAAATAATTCATTTTGATATTGATAAAGCAGAAATTAATAAGAATGTAAAAACCGATGTTCCCATTTTAGGAAACTGTAAGGAAACACTGCCTTTAGTGACGGATTTAATTACGTCTAAAGATCATTCAGATTGGCAGGGAAAATTCAGAAACTGTCATGAGATAGAACAAATTAATTTGATCAGTAATGAATTAAATCCTTCCGAGGGCGATATCACGATGGGAGAAGTGATCAGAAATATCAATGAATTAACGAAGGGAGAAGCCGTAATTGTTACAGATGTCGGTCAGCATCAGATGGTTGCCTGCCGGTATTCCAAATTCAATCATTCTAAAAGTAATATTACAAGCGGAGGGTTAGGTACAATGGGATTTTGCCTTCCTGCTGCGATTGGAGCTGCTTACGGAAAACCTGATCGACAGATTATTGCAATCATGGGAGATGGCGGAGCTCAGATGAATATTCAGGAGTTGGGCACCATAATGCAATATAAACCAGATGTGAAAATCATCATTCTCAACAATAGTTTTCTTGGGATGGTAAGACAGTGGCAGGAATTGTTTCATGAAGAAAGATATTCTTTTGTAGATATTCAAAGTCCTGATTTTGTACAGGTTGCAAAAGGGTATGGAATTAATGGTAAAAAAGTAACAGAAAGAAAAGATTTAAAAACAAGTGTTGAAGAAATGCTTGCTCATAAAGGAGCTTATCTTTTGGAAGTAATGGTTGATAAAAAATACAATGTTTTTCCGATGGTTCCGCAAGGGAAAAGTGTGTCTAAAGTTGTTTTAAACAATAATGAAATTTAA
- the alaS gene encoding alanine--tRNA ligase: MTSQEIRQKFLDYFKSKGHLIVPSAPIVLKDDPTLMFSNSGMTQFKDFFLGYKTPTAPRIADTQKCLRVSGKHNDLDDVGRDTYHHTMFEMLGNWSFGDYFKKDAIAFAWELLTEVYGIPKENLYVTIFEGDASENLERDQDAYDFWKSHISEDRIINGNKKDNFWEMGESGPCGPCSEIHIDIRSEEEKAKVSGLELVNNDHPQVVEVWNLVFMEFNRKADKSLEKLPQQHVDTGMGFERLCMALQGKSSNYDTDVFTPLISKVEELSGKKYTGILEDEKDIAIRVVVDHIRAVSFAIADGQLPSNGGAGYVIRRILRRAISYSYRFLDMKEPFLFELVAVLKDQMGQFFPELVKQGKLVTEVIKSEEESFLKTIENGLIRVERLIQQTIESKSKVLPSEEVFELYDTYGFPDDLTRIIAEEKGLTIDEEGFKAEMEKQKLRSKADSAQKVYDWVTLEEKPENFVGYDQIEAETYITRYRKVENKDGEFYQVVLSNSPFYPEGGGQVGDKGVLENATESFEVLETKKENGLIISLINGLPKDAGAVFYAKVDATDRKNSQANHSVTHLLHEALRDVLGTHVEQKGSYVGPEYLRFDFSHFNKMTEEELALVEEKVNAKIKESIALQEFRNIPIQEAIDKGAMALFGEKYGDSVRMIQFGSSKELCGGTHVKNTSEIGHFKLTSESSAAAGIRRIEAISGDKSDEYFKGLEKQITELSQLLKSKDVVRSIEKLIEENASLKSEVEAFKKEKAKGEIDDWKGAYEQKGDKLLLVKRTSLDAGSVKDIVFQLKKEIPTSITVILSDADGKPMITVGVSDDLAGIYQAGALIKELAKEIQGGGGGNPGFATAGGKNLDGLENAYQKALNI; this comes from the coding sequence ATGACATCACAAGAGATACGTCAAAAATTTTTAGATTATTTTAAAAGTAAAGGCCACCTTATCGTTCCTTCGGCTCCAATTGTGCTGAAAGACGACCCTACTTTAATGTTTTCCAACTCCGGAATGACGCAGTTCAAGGATTTTTTCTTAGGCTACAAAACGCCTACCGCCCCAAGAATTGCCGATACACAGAAGTGTTTGAGAGTTTCCGGGAAGCATAATGACTTGGATGATGTAGGTAGAGATACTTATCACCACACCATGTTTGAGATGTTGGGAAACTGGTCTTTTGGTGATTATTTTAAAAAAGATGCTATTGCTTTTGCCTGGGAATTGCTGACGGAAGTTTACGGAATTCCAAAAGAGAACTTATATGTAACCATTTTTGAAGGAGACGCTTCTGAGAATCTTGAAAGAGATCAGGATGCTTATGATTTCTGGAAATCTCATATTTCTGAAGACAGAATTATCAACGGAAATAAGAAAGATAATTTCTGGGAAATGGGTGAAAGCGGACCTTGCGGACCTTGTTCAGAAATTCATATTGACATCAGATCAGAAGAAGAAAAAGCTAAAGTTTCAGGGCTAGAATTGGTAAATAACGACCACCCACAAGTTGTTGAAGTCTGGAACTTGGTTTTCATGGAATTCAACAGAAAAGCTGACAAATCACTGGAAAAACTTCCTCAACAACACGTTGATACAGGAATGGGCTTCGAACGTCTTTGTATGGCGCTTCAGGGGAAATCTTCCAATTATGACACCGATGTTTTCACTCCGTTGATTTCTAAAGTTGAAGAACTTTCTGGTAAAAAATATACAGGAATTTTAGAAGACGAAAAAGATATTGCCATCCGTGTTGTGGTAGACCACATCAGAGCGGTTTCTTTTGCGATTGCAGACGGACAATTGCCTTCAAACGGAGGGGCAGGTTACGTGATCAGAAGAATTTTAAGAAGAGCTATTTCTTATTCTTACAGATTCCTGGATATGAAAGAACCTTTTCTTTTCGAATTAGTTGCTGTTCTTAAAGATCAGATGGGACAATTCTTCCCTGAACTAGTAAAACAAGGAAAATTGGTAACAGAAGTTATCAAAAGCGAAGAAGAATCTTTCTTAAAAACAATTGAAAACGGATTGATCAGAGTTGAAAGATTAATTCAACAAACGATTGAAAGCAAGTCGAAGGTTTTACCAAGCGAAGAAGTTTTTGAATTATATGATACTTATGGTTTCCCGGATGATTTAACGAGAATTATTGCAGAGGAAAAAGGATTGACCATCGATGAAGAAGGTTTCAAAGCGGAAATGGAGAAGCAAAAACTTCGTTCAAAAGCTGATTCTGCTCAGAAAGTGTACGACTGGGTAACTTTAGAAGAAAAACCGGAAAACTTCGTTGGTTATGACCAAATCGAAGCAGAAACATACATTACAAGATACAGAAAAGTAGAAAATAAAGACGGTGAATTTTATCAGGTTGTGTTGAGCAACTCTCCTTTCTACCCTGAAGGTGGTGGACAAGTTGGTGATAAAGGCGTTCTTGAAAACGCTACAGAAAGTTTCGAAGTATTAGAAACCAAAAAGGAAAACGGATTGATTATTTCTTTAATCAATGGTCTTCCGAAAGATGCAGGTGCTGTTTTCTATGCTAAAGTAGATGCAACCGACAGAAAAAACTCCCAAGCAAATCACTCGGTGACTCACCTTTTGCATGAAGCTTTAAGAGATGTTTTAGGAACTCACGTTGAACAAAAAGGTTCTTACGTTGGTCCTGAGTATCTTCGTTTTGACTTTTCTCATTTCAATAAAATGACAGAGGAAGAATTGGCTTTGGTTGAAGAAAAGGTTAATGCAAAGATTAAAGAAAGTATTGCTTTACAGGAATTTAGAAATATTCCGATTCAGGAAGCGATTGACAAAGGTGCAATGGCTTTGTTTGGTGAAAAATATGGTGACAGCGTTAGAATGATCCAGTTTGGAAGTTCAAAAGAACTTTGCGGTGGAACTCATGTTAAAAATACAAGCGAAATCGGTCATTTCAAATTAACTTCAGAAAGTTCTGCAGCAGCAGGAATCAGAAGAATTGAAGCGATTTCAGGAGATAAATCTGATGAATATTTCAAAGGTTTAGAAAAGCAAATTACAGAGCTTTCTCAATTGTTGAAATCTAAAGATGTTGTACGTTCGATCGAAAAATTAATCGAAGAAAATGCATCATTGAAATCAGAAGTAGAAGCTTTCAAAAAAGAAAAAGCAAAAGGCGAAATCGATGACTGGAAAGGTGCTTATGAGCAAAAAGGCGATAAATTACTTTTAGTGAAAAGAACTTCTTTAGATGCTGGTTCAGTGAAAGACATCGTCTTCCAGTTGAAGAAAGAAATTCCAACTTCTATAACGGTTATCCTGTCCGACGCAGACGGAAAACCAATGATTACCGTTGGAGTTTCAGATGATTTAGCCGGAATTTATCAGGCTGGCGCACTTATTAAAGAGTTAGCTAAAGAAATCCAAGGCGGAGGCGGTGGAAACCCAGGTTTCGCAACTGCTGGAGGAAAAAATCTTGATGGTTTGGAAAATGCTTATCAGAAAGCTTTAAATATTTAA
- the ilvC gene encoding ketol-acid reductoisomerase: protein MAKLNFGGIEENVVTRQEFPLEKAQEVLKNEVVAVIGYGVQGPGQALNQRDNGINVIVGQRKNSKSWDKAIADGFVPGETLFEIEEALKKGTIICYLLSDAAQIEYWPKVKEHLTPGKALYFSHGFGITFSERTGIVPPDDVDVFLVAPKGSGTSLRRMFLQNRGLNSSFAVYQDVTGKARDRVIALGIAVGSGYLFETDFKKEVYSDLTGERGTLMGAVQGIFAAQYEVLRKNGHSPSEAFNETVEELTQSLMPLVAENGMDWMYANCSTTAQRGALDWWKRFKDATSPIFEELYNNVASGNEAQLSIDSNSKPDYREKLDAELAELRESEIWQAGKTVRSLRPENN from the coding sequence ATGGCAAAATTAAATTTTGGAGGAATAGAAGAAAATGTAGTAACAAGACAGGAGTTTCCATTAGAAAAAGCTCAGGAAGTATTAAAAAACGAAGTAGTAGCAGTTATCGGATATGGAGTGCAAGGTCCTGGACAAGCGCTTAATCAAAGAGATAATGGTATCAATGTAATTGTAGGCCAAAGAAAAAATTCAAAATCATGGGATAAAGCCATTGCAGACGGATTTGTTCCCGGAGAAACGTTATTTGAAATTGAAGAAGCGCTTAAAAAAGGAACCATTATCTGTTATCTTTTAAGTGATGCCGCTCAGATAGAATATTGGCCAAAAGTAAAAGAACATTTAACACCTGGTAAAGCATTATATTTCTCACACGGTTTTGGAATTACCTTCAGCGAACGTACAGGAATTGTTCCACCAGACGATGTAGATGTTTTTTTGGTAGCCCCAAAAGGTTCCGGGACATCATTAAGAAGGATGTTCCTTCAAAATAGAGGATTGAACAGTAGTTTTGCCGTTTATCAGGATGTTACAGGTAAAGCTAGAGATCGAGTAATCGCCTTGGGAATAGCAGTTGGAAGCGGTTATTTGTTTGAGACGGATTTCAAAAAAGAAGTATATAGCGATCTTACAGGAGAAAGAGGAACATTAATGGGTGCTGTGCAGGGAATTTTTGCCGCACAATATGAAGTACTGAGAAAGAATGGCCACAGTCCTTCCGAAGCTTTTAATGAAACGGTAGAGGAGCTTACACAATCATTAATGCCATTGGTTGCAGAAAACGGAATGGACTGGATGTATGCCAATTGCAGTACAACCGCCCAAAGAGGAGCATTAGATTGGTGGAAACGTTTTAAGGATGCTACTTCTCCCATTTTTGAAGAATTATACAACAATGTAGCTTCCGGAAATGAAGCGCAATTATCTATTGACAGTAACAGCAAACCTGATTACAGGGAAAAACTGGATGCCGAATTAGCAGAACTTCGAGAAAGCGAAATATGGCAGGCCGGAAAAACAGTCCGTAGTTTAAGACCGGAAAATAATTGA
- the ilvA gene encoding threonine ammonia-lyase IlvA, with translation MKEKNRQTVTLDNVQKAAERLKDVSVRTPLLVNNNLSTIYEAQINFKREDLQRVRSYKIRGAYNKMATLSKESLSKGVVCASAGNHAQGVAFACSAMKTKGTIFMPLPTPGQKLEQVKMFGGNYVDIVLYGDTFDEAKDAALEFCEKNEGVFIHPFDDPAIIEGQATVALEILEQADGLIDYLFLPIGGGGLAAGVCSVFQSLSPKTKIIGTEPSGAASMTKAMEQGKPFYLEKISRFVDGAAVQKVGDLNFNICQNALHDVVTIEEGMICETILSLYNKDAVVVEPAGALSVAALEKYKEEIKGKNVVCIISGSNNDITRMEEIKEKALLYAGLKHYFLVRFPQRPGALKSFVMDVLGTNDDITTFEYTKKNSKEKGIAVVGIVLKNNEDFEPLLFNMKKYDFFVNYLNNDPSLMNILI, from the coding sequence ATGAAAGAGAAAAATCGGCAGACCGTTACTTTGGATAATGTCCAAAAGGCGGCTGAGAGACTCAAAGATGTCAGTGTTCGAACTCCGTTGTTAGTAAATAATAATTTATCAACTATTTATGAGGCTCAGATCAATTTTAAAAGAGAAGACTTACAACGAGTACGATCTTATAAAATACGAGGAGCTTATAATAAAATGGCAACGCTGTCTAAAGAAAGTCTTTCGAAAGGGGTAGTATGTGCCAGTGCAGGAAATCATGCGCAAGGGGTTGCTTTTGCATGCAGTGCAATGAAAACAAAAGGAACAATATTTATGCCTTTGCCGACGCCTGGTCAAAAACTGGAGCAGGTGAAAATGTTCGGGGGCAATTATGTAGATATAGTTCTCTATGGAGATACTTTTGATGAAGCTAAAGATGCTGCATTAGAATTTTGTGAAAAGAATGAAGGAGTATTTATCCATCCATTTGACGATCCTGCTATTATTGAAGGACAAGCTACGGTGGCATTAGAAATCTTGGAGCAGGCAGATGGACTTATCGATTATCTTTTTCTACCCATTGGCGGTGGCGGATTAGCTGCTGGAGTTTGCAGTGTCTTTCAATCCCTCTCTCCGAAAACAAAAATTATAGGAACAGAACCTTCCGGCGCAGCCAGCATGACCAAAGCAATGGAACAAGGGAAGCCTTTCTATTTAGAAAAAATCAGCCGTTTTGTAGATGGAGCGGCAGTACAGAAAGTAGGAGACCTTAACTTTAATATCTGTCAGAATGCACTGCATGATGTTGTTACGATTGAGGAAGGGATGATCTGTGAAACCATACTTTCGCTCTATAACAAAGATGCGGTGGTGGTAGAGCCTGCCGGAGCTTTATCGGTGGCTGCTTTAGAGAAATACAAAGAAGAAATTAAAGGTAAAAATGTAGTATGTATTATCAGTGGAAGCAATAATGACATTACCCGAATGGAAGAGATAAAAGAAAAGGCATTGTTATACGCTGGGCTAAAACACTATTTTTTGGTGAGGTTTCCTCAGCGGCCGGGGGCTTTAAAATCTTTTGTAATGGATGTTTTGGGGACAAATGATGATATTACAACTTTTGAATACACCAAGAAAAATTCAAAAGAGAAAGGAATAGCGGTTGTTGGGATCGTTTTAAAGAATAATGAAGATTTTGAACCTTTATTATTTAACATGAAAAAATATGATTTTTTCGTCAACTATCTTAACAATGATCCTTCCTTAATGAATATTCTTATTTAG
- a CDS encoding ACT domain-containing protein: protein METDKKEFTITTYTENYLGVISRINNIFSRRRIVVENLNVGPCEVQGIKKFIIVINENEEAIKKLVNQIEKQVDVLEVHYHRNPCMTVLRNAGNY from the coding sequence ATGGAAACAGATAAAAAAGAATTTACCATCACCACCTATACAGAGAATTATTTGGGAGTAATAAGCCGGATCAATAATATATTTTCCAGAAGGAGAATTGTTGTTGAAAACCTTAATGTAGGTCCTTGTGAAGTACAGGGCATTAAAAAATTTATCATTGTGATTAATGAAAATGAAGAAGCCATAAAAAAACTGGTAAACCAAATCGAAAAACAAGTCGATGTCTTGGAAGTTCATTATCACAGAAATCCTTGTATGACGGTATTAAGAAATGCAGGGAATTATTAA
- a CDS encoding M20/M25/M40 family metallo-hydrolase → MIKKQYLLSVFTLFIFSLGNAQNYKKPLVSAIKETDLRKDMYELAADQFWGREAGTLDELKVSMWLADKAKEAGMKPAGDNGTFFQFFDMYRHQVIPQSSLKIGENSLKLWKDFLVAEPVNANIDAEIVYAGTTEPEDLSKLNIKGKILAINASDKNIDKEMTLFVRRYPGFVRTKYYNKAFELGAKAIIFITDDTSEKSWVEVLPQMTRGVYGVEGLREKVTNNIPVLWIKRENANWVKNNPKISLNLITETYKYPSVNIIGKIEGTDPTLKDEYVLLSGHQDHDGVRHPVKNDTIYNGADDNASTCVAMLAMARAYKKQPGKRSILFVFHGAEERGLLGSRWHAAHPVVPKEKIVAVLNGDMIGRNDNNEAALLGGNAPHKNSEELVKMAEDANNESTKFKYLKDWDSPNHAEYFYFRSDHLPYAKVGIPAIFFTSVLHDQYHTPQDESENINYKKLYKMTEWMYRTSWKVANEVDRPKVISNFTLER, encoded by the coding sequence ATGATTAAAAAACAGTATTTGTTATCCGTTTTCACGCTATTTATTTTCAGTCTTGGAAATGCTCAAAACTATAAGAAACCTTTGGTTTCTGCCATCAAAGAAACAGATCTTAGAAAAGATATGTACGAATTGGCTGCCGATCAATTCTGGGGTCGTGAAGCCGGAACTTTAGATGAATTAAAAGTTTCCATGTGGCTGGCCGACAAAGCCAAGGAAGCAGGAATGAAGCCCGCCGGAGACAACGGAACTTTTTTCCAGTTCTTTGATATGTACAGACATCAGGTCATCCCGCAAAGCAGCTTGAAGATTGGAGAAAACTCTCTAAAATTGTGGAAAGATTTCCTTGTAGCAGAACCTGTAAATGCTAATATTGATGCTGAAATCGTTTATGCCGGAACTACCGAACCTGAAGATCTTTCAAAATTAAATATTAAAGGAAAAATTCTTGCCATCAATGCGTCCGATAAAAATATCGACAAAGAAATGACCCTTTTCGTGAGAAGATATCCCGGATTTGTAAGAACTAAATATTACAACAAAGCCTTTGAATTAGGCGCAAAAGCGATCATTTTCATCACCGATGATACTTCTGAAAAAAGTTGGGTTGAAGTTCTGCCACAAATGACAAGAGGCGTTTACGGTGTGGAAGGATTAAGAGAAAAAGTAACGAATAATATTCCTGTTCTCTGGATCAAAAGAGAAAATGCCAATTGGGTGAAAAATAATCCTAAAATTTCTTTAAACCTCATCACAGAAACGTACAAATATCCTTCTGTGAACATTATTGGAAAGATTGAAGGAACCGATCCAACATTAAAAGATGAATACGTCTTACTAAGCGGTCACCAAGATCACGATGGAGTAAGACATCCCGTAAAAAACGATACGATCTACAACGGAGCCGATGATAATGCAAGTACTTGTGTTGCAATGTTAGCCATGGCAAGAGCTTATAAAAAACAACCTGGAAAGAGAAGTATTTTATTTGTTTTTCATGGTGCTGAAGAAAGAGGATTATTGGGTTCAAGATGGCACGCCGCTCATCCTGTAGTTCCCAAAGAAAAAATTGTTGCCGTCCTAAATGGTGATATGATCGGAAGAAACGACAATAATGAAGCCGCTTTATTAGGAGGTAATGCACCTCATAAAAACTCAGAAGAATTGGTAAAAATGGCTGAGGATGCCAATAATGAAAGTACAAAATTCAAATATCTGAAAGACTGGGATTCTCCGAATCATGCGGAATATTTTTATTTCAGAAGCGATCATCTTCCGTATGCTAAAGTGGGAATTCCTGCGATATTTTTCACGAGTGTTTTGCATGATCAATATCACACTCCGCAAGATGAATCTGAAAATATTAATTATAAAAAACTCTATAAAATGACGGAATGGATGTACAGAACTTCATGGAAAGTAGCCAATGAAGTTGACCGTCCGAAAGTGATTTCTAATTTTACACTGGAAAGATAA